In the Piscinibacter sp. XHJ-5 genome, one interval contains:
- a CDS encoding efflux RND transporter periplasmic adaptor subunit, which produces MKRARSIAGGVLALLLLAAGAWWFLRDSNGAVQYRTARIERGSLQATVAASGTVTPVTQVQVGTQVSGQIRELYADFNSEVKAGQLLALIDPESFQYKLRQVQADLDASRASVLNAQANATAAQAAVARATVDLAEAQRALQRNQELVAQNFISPAQLDTSRALVDSQSAAVRAAQAQAQVAQAQIASAQATVKQREALVAQAKIDIERTEIRSPVNGVVIKRSVELGQTVAASLQAPELFVIAQNLADMQVQVAIDEADISRVRLNQKASFTVDAFAGREFGGTVSQVRKAATNTQNVITYTVVVSFANADARLLPGMTANVRLITDTRDNVLKVPNAALRVRLPGVEPAAAAASSSPRDASGGEAPMRSAQAQERRGAGGGMGGDLRERLAELQLTPQQQEKIDAISAEMRPKMAALRELPAEERTKARERLGAELRARIAEQLTPEQKARYQAMQAEAGSRQSTRGRIYLLEERQPRAYNVRLGITDGTMTELIVPPGSPEATKLMEGAEVVVGTVSSATSNAPAARPAGPRMSF; this is translated from the coding sequence ATGAAGAGAGCTCGATCGATTGCCGGCGGTGTGCTGGCCCTGCTGCTGCTCGCCGCCGGCGCGTGGTGGTTCCTGCGCGACAGCAACGGCGCCGTCCAGTACCGCACTGCCAGGATCGAGCGCGGCTCGCTGCAGGCCACGGTGGCCGCCTCCGGAACGGTGACGCCGGTGACGCAGGTGCAGGTCGGCACGCAGGTGTCCGGCCAGATTCGCGAGCTGTACGCCGACTTCAACTCCGAGGTGAAGGCCGGCCAGCTGCTCGCGCTCATCGATCCCGAATCGTTCCAGTACAAGCTGCGCCAGGTGCAGGCCGACCTCGACGCGTCGCGTGCGTCGGTGCTCAACGCGCAGGCCAACGCCACCGCCGCACAGGCCGCAGTGGCACGCGCCACGGTCGATCTGGCCGAGGCGCAGCGCGCCCTGCAGCGCAACCAGGAGCTGGTCGCGCAGAACTTCATCTCGCCCGCCCAGCTCGACACGTCGCGGGCGTTGGTCGACAGCCAGAGCGCAGCGGTGAGGGCGGCTCAGGCGCAGGCGCAGGTTGCGCAGGCGCAGATCGCCAGCGCGCAGGCCACCGTCAAGCAGCGCGAGGCGCTGGTGGCGCAGGCCAAGATCGACATCGAGCGCACCGAGATCCGATCGCCGGTGAACGGCGTGGTCATCAAGCGCAGCGTCGAGCTGGGCCAGACGGTGGCCGCCAGCCTGCAGGCGCCCGAGCTGTTCGTCATCGCGCAGAACCTGGCCGACATGCAGGTGCAGGTGGCGATCGACGAAGCCGACATCAGCCGTGTGCGCCTCAACCAGAAGGCGAGCTTCACCGTCGATGCCTTCGCCGGCCGCGAGTTCGGCGGCACGGTGAGCCAGGTGCGCAAGGCGGCGACCAACACGCAGAACGTCATCACCTACACCGTCGTCGTGTCGTTCGCCAATGCCGATGCGCGGCTGCTGCCCGGCATGACGGCCAACGTGCGGCTCATCACCGACACACGCGACAACGTGCTGAAGGTACCGAACGCGGCGCTGCGCGTGCGGCTGCCCGGCGTGGAGCCGGCGGCGGCCGCGGCCTCGTCGAGTCCGCGCGACGCGTCCGGCGGCGAAGCGCCGATGCGCAGCGCCCAGGCGCAGGAACGCCGCGGCGCGGGCGGCGGCATGGGCGGCGATCTGCGCGAGCGCCTGGCCGAGCTGCAGCTGACGCCGCAGCAGCAGGAGAAGATCGACGCGATCAGCGCCGAGATGCGTCCCAAGATGGCGGCGCTGCGCGAGCTGCCTGCCGAGGAGCGGACCAAGGCGCGCGAGCGTCTCGGCGCCGAGCTGCGGGCGCGCATCGCCGAGCAGCTCACGCCCGAGCAGAAGGCCAGGTACCAGGCCATGCAGGCCGAGGCCGGGTCGCGCCAGAGCACGCGCGGCCGCATTTACCTGCTGGAGGAGCGCCAGCCGCGCGCCTACAACGTGCGCCTGGGCATCACCGACGGCACGATGACCGAGCTCATCGTGCCGCCCGGCTCGCCGGAGGCCACCAAGCTGATGGAGGGCGCCGAGGTCGTCGTCGGCACGGTGTCGTCTGCGACGAGCAACGCGCCGGCCGCCCGGCCCGCCGGTCCGCGCATGAGCTTCTGA
- a CDS encoding TetR/AcrR family transcriptional regulator has protein sequence MTTKTAAPARQRRKEARPQELLDAALELFVEKGFAATRSEEVAARAGVAKGTLYLYYPSKEDLLKAVVHENLSTLIAEGAAIAGEFSGSTHELLVLLMQTWWERVGNTPASGIFKIILTEMGNFPDFARFYTEEVIEPGHALFTRVLERGVASGELRPVNTFEAVHVLIFPMLMMCLHKHSLGACAGVHEMMDPQSFIKTHVDVVVRGLLVRPGDEAARPVGRKRS, from the coding sequence ATGACAACCAAGACCGCTGCGCCGGCGCGCCAACGCCGCAAGGAAGCCCGCCCGCAGGAGCTGCTCGATGCCGCCCTGGAGCTGTTCGTCGAGAAAGGCTTTGCCGCCACCCGCTCCGAAGAGGTCGCGGCGCGCGCAGGCGTTGCCAAGGGCACGCTGTACCTCTACTACCCGAGCAAGGAAGACCTGCTGAAGGCCGTCGTGCACGAGAACCTCAGCACGCTGATCGCCGAGGGCGCCGCCATCGCGGGCGAGTTTTCCGGATCGACGCACGAGCTGCTGGTGCTCCTGATGCAGACGTGGTGGGAGCGCGTGGGCAACACGCCCGCGTCGGGCATCTTCAAGATCATCCTCACGGAGATGGGCAATTTCCCCGACTTCGCCCGCTTCTACACCGAGGAGGTGATCGAGCCGGGGCATGCGCTGTTCACGCGGGTTCTGGAGCGCGGCGTCGCCAGCGGCGAGCTGCGCCCGGTGAACACCTTCGAGGCAGTGCACGTGCTCATCTTCCCGATGCTGATGATGTGCCTGCACAAGCACTCGCTGGGCGCCTGCGCCGGCGTGCACGAGATGATGGATCCGCAAAGCTTCATCAAGACGCATGTCGACGTGGTCGTGCGCGGGCTGCTCGTGCGCCCCGGCGATGAAGCCGCCCGGCCGGTCGGTCGCAAGCGTTCCTGA
- a CDS encoding protein-L-isoaspartate O-methyltransferase, translating to MNTEQARFNMIEQQIRPWDVLDQSVLSLLAVVKREDFVPAAYRALAFVDTEVPLPGGQSMLAPKVEARLLQELAVHKHERVLEVGTGSGYMAALLAHKAQQVITLEIRPELVELAKANLRRDGSMNVSVRLADGSRGLPDEGPFDAILLSGSVAEVPPGLLAQLKVGGRLAAVVGQLPIMRATLFSRSSEHDFASVELFDTVAPRLSGFDEPPRFKF from the coding sequence ATGAACACCGAACAAGCCCGCTTCAACATGATCGAGCAGCAGATCCGCCCCTGGGACGTGCTGGACCAGAGCGTGTTGTCGCTGCTGGCGGTGGTCAAGCGCGAGGATTTCGTGCCTGCGGCCTACCGCGCGCTCGCCTTCGTCGACACCGAGGTGCCACTGCCCGGCGGCCAGAGCATGCTGGCGCCCAAGGTGGAGGCGCGGCTGCTGCAGGAGCTGGCGGTGCACAAGCACGAGCGCGTGCTGGAAGTCGGCACCGGCTCGGGCTACATGGCGGCGCTGCTGGCCCACAAGGCGCAGCAGGTCATCACGCTGGAGATCCGGCCCGAGCTGGTCGAATTGGCCAAGGCCAACCTGCGGCGCGACGGCTCGATGAACGTGAGCGTGCGTTTGGCCGACGGCTCGCGCGGACTGCCCGACGAAGGTCCCTTCGATGCGATCCTGCTGTCCGGCTCCGTCGCCGAGGTGCCGCCCGGCCTGCTGGCGCAGCTCAAGGTGGGCGGGCGGCTGGCGGCCGTGGTCGGCCAGTTGCCGATCATGCGAGCCACCTTGTTCTCCCGCAGCAGCGAGCACGACTTCGCCAGCGTCGAGCTGTTCGACACCGTCGCTCCCCGACTGTCCGGCTTCGACGAGCCGCCGCGCTTCAAGTTTTGA
- a CDS encoding rhodanese-like domain-containing protein, protein MKQLAARDLQAHCAATPSLLLDVREDWEVETAAIRLAGVPAKHIPLSRIPERLGELDPAQPVVCICHHGVRSRQVVAFLERHGYESVYNLAGGIDAWSTQVDRTVPRY, encoded by the coding sequence ATGAAACAACTCGCCGCCCGCGACCTCCAGGCCCACTGCGCCGCCACCCCGTCGCTGCTGCTGGACGTCCGGGAGGACTGGGAGGTCGAGACGGCGGCGATCCGCCTTGCCGGCGTTCCCGCCAAGCACATCCCGCTGAGCCGCATTCCCGAGCGCCTGGGTGAACTGGATCCCGCGCAGCCCGTCGTCTGCATCTGTCATCACGGGGTGCGAAGTCGGCAGGTCGTCGCATTCCTGGAGCGGCACGGCTACGAGTCGGTCTATAACCTCGCCGGCGGCATCGACGCCTGGTCCACCCAGGTCGACCGCACCGTGCCGCGGTACTGA
- a CDS encoding TolC family outer membrane protein, producing MPAKRRSTLTRNASRMARLAPLALGIALALGAAGVRAQSLFEVYEAARGFDASYLAARALADSAVYRAEQVHALRRPSVGLTAGVSRSTLDTGSADRTTRTTSASIDADQSLFNRQNDADIAKADKGVEAAKADVLIAEQDLILRVSTAYFDVLTAQETLASAQANRRAISEQLASAKRNFEVGTATITDTREAQARFDLATAQELQAENDLQTKRLALDTIVGRSAVAPKPLATPVELAPLVPGSVEQWVSTTETAPSVLRSRIAYDVAQLETRKARAGHLPTVGLSAGVGRSNNRIDPASAVDPSGNRTSTSVGIALNLPLFTGFSVQNRIKETLLLEEQARENLESARRLATQNTRTAFFGAQSLQAQVMAFEAALSSSQLALEATQLGYRVGVRVNLDVLNAQTQLFNARRDLAKARNDVLVNSLRLRQAAGTLSAEDVLKVNQLLAK from the coding sequence ATGCCCGCGAAGCGCCGCTCTACCCTCACCCGCAACGCCAGCCGCATGGCCCGGCTGGCGCCGCTGGCGCTGGGCATCGCGCTGGCGCTCGGCGCAGCCGGCGTGCGGGCGCAAAGCCTGTTCGAGGTGTACGAGGCCGCACGCGGGTTCGATGCGAGCTATCTCGCGGCGCGTGCGCTGGCCGATTCGGCCGTCTACCGGGCGGAGCAGGTGCATGCGCTGCGCCGGCCCAGCGTCGGCCTCACCGCCGGCGTGTCGCGCAGCACGCTCGACACCGGCAGCGCGGACCGCACGACGCGCACCACATCGGCCAGCATCGATGCCGATCAATCGCTGTTCAACCGGCAGAACGACGCCGACATCGCCAAGGCCGACAAAGGCGTCGAGGCTGCCAAGGCCGATGTGCTGATCGCCGAGCAGGACCTGATTCTGCGTGTGTCGACTGCCTACTTCGACGTGCTGACCGCGCAGGAGACACTGGCCTCGGCGCAAGCCAACCGCCGCGCGATTTCGGAGCAGCTCGCCTCGGCCAAGCGCAATTTCGAGGTCGGCACCGCCACCATCACCGACACGCGCGAAGCGCAGGCGCGCTTCGACCTCGCGACCGCGCAGGAGCTGCAAGCCGAGAACGACCTGCAGACCAAGCGCCTCGCGCTCGACACCATCGTCGGCCGGTCGGCGGTCGCGCCCAAGCCGTTGGCCACGCCGGTGGAGCTGGCGCCGCTGGTGCCGGGATCGGTCGAGCAATGGGTGAGCACGACGGAGACGGCGCCTTCGGTGCTGCGCTCGCGCATCGCCTACGACGTCGCGCAGCTCGAGACCCGCAAGGCGCGCGCCGGGCACTTGCCGACGGTGGGCCTGAGCGCCGGCGTCGGCCGCTCGAACAACCGCATCGATCCGGCCAGCGCCGTCGATCCCTCGGGCAACCGGACCTCGACGAGCGTCGGCATCGCGCTCAACCTGCCGCTGTTCACCGGCTTCTCGGTGCAGAACCGCATCAAGGAAACGCTGCTGCTCGAGGAGCAGGCGCGCGAGAACCTCGAGTCGGCGCGCCGGCTTGCCACGCAGAACACGCGCACCGCCTTCTTCGGGGCCCAGTCGCTGCAGGCCCAGGTGATGGCCTTCGAAGCCGCCCTCTCGTCGAGCCAGTTGGCGCTCGAAGCGACCCAGCTCGGCTACCGCGTCGGCGTGCGCGTCAACCTCGATGTGCTCAATGCGCAGACGCAGCTCTTCAACGCCCGCCGCGATCTGGCCAAGGCGCGCAACGACGTGCTGGTCAACAGCCTGCGGTTGCGCCAGGCGGCCGGCACGCTGAGCGCGGAGGACGTGCTGAAGGTGAATCAGCTCCTCGCCAAGTAG
- a CDS encoding DUF1800 domain-containing protein — MANPAPLNAAIAAHRFGLGEASLAAVGSDAQGWLLSQIGPADVAQGANLLSTAQALDLVHAEQERRRLARNPAQGLTAEAVVGGHYREVIATDLRSRLVTAATTRRPFAERLQLFWANHFTVSLAKGSVRGLVGAFEREAIRPYIAGAFEDLLLAATTHPAMLRYLDNTQSAGPNSRAVAFAARRARRLQEDARLTGLNENLAREILELHTLGVDGGYSQPDVTAFAAVLTGWRVSAKDDGTRFDAAWHEPGPKTVLGKRYPEGAQALHEVLHDLALHPSTARFIATKLARHFVADDPSAELIDRLAARYRRSGGQLGEVYRELVQAPQAWQPAPAKLKTPEEFVVSAARVLGLGERWFERNDAGGIVVLGQRLHAAPSPAGWPDRSEDWLGPDAVWKRVEWSTRVGERLGRTVDARQVADVAFGPLLGEASQRQIERAADGPQALALLLMAPEFQRR, encoded by the coding sequence TTGGCGAACCCCGCCCCGCTGAACGCCGCCATCGCGGCCCATCGATTCGGCCTCGGCGAGGCGTCGCTGGCCGCGGTGGGCAGCGACGCGCAGGGCTGGCTGCTGTCCCAGATCGGGCCGGCCGACGTCGCGCAAGGCGCCAATCTGTTGAGCACCGCGCAGGCGCTCGACCTCGTGCATGCCGAGCAGGAACGGCGCCGCCTGGCACGCAATCCAGCGCAGGGCTTGACGGCCGAGGCGGTGGTCGGCGGCCACTACCGCGAGGTGATTGCCACCGACCTGCGCTCGCGCCTGGTCACCGCCGCGACGACGCGCCGTCCCTTCGCCGAAAGGCTGCAGCTCTTCTGGGCCAATCACTTCACGGTGTCGCTGGCCAAGGGATCGGTGCGCGGCCTGGTCGGCGCCTTCGAGCGCGAAGCCATCCGTCCGTACATCGCCGGCGCATTCGAGGACCTGCTGCTCGCCGCGACCACCCATCCGGCGATGCTTCGCTACCTGGACAACACGCAGTCGGCCGGCCCGAACTCGCGCGCAGTCGCGTTCGCGGCGCGCCGTGCGCGGCGACTGCAGGAGGATGCGCGCCTCACGGGCCTCAACGAGAACCTCGCGCGCGAGATCCTCGAGCTGCACACGCTGGGCGTTGACGGCGGCTATTCACAGCCCGACGTGACTGCATTCGCGGCGGTACTGACGGGATGGCGCGTGAGCGCCAAGGACGACGGCACGCGCTTCGATGCGGCGTGGCACGAGCCGGGGCCCAAGACGGTGCTTGGCAAGCGCTACCCCGAAGGGGCGCAGGCCCTGCATGAGGTGCTGCATGACCTCGCCCTGCACCCTTCGACCGCCCGCTTCATCGCCACCAAGCTTGCGCGACATTTCGTCGCCGACGATCCGTCTGCCGAGCTGATCGATCGCCTCGCGGCACGCTACCGCCGCAGCGGTGGACAGCTGGGCGAGGTGTACCGGGAGCTGGTGCAGGCGCCGCAGGCCTGGCAGCCGGCTCCCGCCAAGTTGAAGACGCCGGAGGAGTTCGTTGTCTCGGCGGCCCGGGTGCTGGGCCTGGGCGAGCGCTGGTTCGAGCGCAACGATGCAGGCGGCATCGTGGTGCTGGGGCAGCGCCTGCATGCCGCCCCCTCGCCTGCCGGCTGGCCCGATCGCTCCGAGGATTGGCTGGGGCCCGATGCGGTGTGGAAGCGCGTCGAGTGGTCCACGCGAGTCGGCGAGCGGCTGGGACGCACCGTCGATGCCCGGCAGGTTGCCGACGTCGCCTTCGGTCCTTTGCTCGGCGAGGCCTCGCAGCGACAGATCGAGCGCGCTGCCGATGGCCCGCAGGCGCTGGCGCTGCTGCTGATGGCGCCGGAATTCCAGCGGCGCTAG